One Glycine max cultivar Williams 82 chromosome 3, Glycine_max_v4.0, whole genome shotgun sequence DNA window includes the following coding sequences:
- the LOC100780601 gene encoding uncharacterized protein: MGLSLPKLAPGADKKKLEELGPIIDEIYEEKVKDAKKFSEFYHAVCEIVEQLNEKLGNTQIKLPETKAIEKEYRKRRGDDDTNKKPLAKAEFQEIMQNLVKTSGFTGIGAKEAILCIFGVPLAALLIKQRVMPEVVRDEFFIPGVTSATVFTLAALNKI, translated from the exons ATGGGTCTATCTCTGCCGAAACTTGCACCTG GAGCTGACAAAAAAAAGCTCGAAGAACTTGGACCAATTATAGACGAAATCTATGAAGAGAAAGTCAAAGACGCCAAAAAATTTTCAGAATTCTACCACGCAGTATGCGAGATAGTCGA GCAACTCAATGAAAAGCTTGGAAACACGCAGATCAAACTCCCAGAGACCAAGGCTATTGAGAAGGAGTACAGG AAGCGTCGTGGAGATGATGACACAAACAAAAAGCCACTGGCAAAAGCAGAATTCCAGGAGATCATGCAAAATTTGGTGAAGACATCAGGATTCACTGGTATTGGAGCAAAGGAAGCAATCTTGTGCATCTTTGGTGTTCCATTGGCTGCTTTGCTCATAAAGCAGAGAGTGATGCCTGAGGTAGTTCGTGATGAATTTTTCATTCCAGGAGTAACTTCTGCCACGGTTTTCACCCTTGCTGCTCTTAACAAgatttga
- the LOC100781141 gene encoding phosphatidylinositol 4-phosphate 5-kinase 5 → MIGKDSGVMKAWEATMRKTHAVAKKRANSIFGTISLAHVVDEEENNNNDDYDDDNEENGKNETFDVYIEEKVLPNGDYYTGEWANNFPHGLGKYLWTDGCMYVGEWFKGKTKGKGRFSWPSGATYEGDFKSGFMDGNGTYTGCNGETYKGQWVMNLKHGHGFKSYANGDWYDGEWRKDLQDGEGRYVWKDESHYVGEWRNGTIWGKGSFVWAENGKVFEGFWEDGLPKGKGTFKWPNGSFYEGNFSKDGKDQNGTYHNSCESSSDGEEGHSELWDPQELYSELNGYSVCPGEKVQVMPSHKRLAVWRSTKTGESAKNRRISLDGRVSIGLEKPSDRLQIWDGGESDASGAKTPTMGSDLDEDLMGLRVDDGGESLGQLQPIKAPKKSKRQGETICKGHKNYELMLNLQLGIRHSVARPAPTASLDLKPSAFDPKEKVWTRFPPEGSKYTPPHPSCDFKWKDYCPVVFRTLRKLFKVDPADYMLSICGNEALRELSSPGKSGSFFYLTNDDRYMIKTMKKAEVKVLLRMLPSYYNNFRDHQNTLLTKYYGLHCVKLNGPIQKKVRFIIMGNLFCSEYITHRRYDLKGSSLGRFSDKPETDISETTILKDLDLNFIFRLEKSRFEEFCRQVDKDCELLEQEGIMDYSLLLGIYFKDISPDGEIIPLQSRTPVGDSENEANPHTSCEDTDQPPSDPSSIILGMNMPAKVERTVRRSGCELQLVGEPIGEFYNGVLTFGIIDILQDYDISKKLEHAYKSIQYDPTSISAVDPIQYSRRFRDFIFRIFTEDS, encoded by the exons ATGATTGGAAAAGATAGTGGTGTTATGAAGGCATGGGAGGCAACGATGAGAAAGACACATGCAGTTGCAAAGAAGCGTGCAAACAGCATATTTGGGACGATATCTTTGGCACATGTTgtggatgaagaagaaaataacaacaatgatgattatgatgatgataaCGAAGAGAATGGGAAAAATGAGACATTTGATGTATACATTGAAGAGAAGGTTCTACCAAATGGGGATTACTACACAGGGGAATGGGCAAATAACTTCCCTCATGGGCTGGGGAAATACCTGTGGACAGACGGGTGCATGTATGTTGGAGAATGGTTCAAAGGGAAAACCAAAGGAAAAGGTAGGTTTAGTTGGCCTTCAGGAGCAACATATGAAGGTGACTTCAAGAGTGGTTTCATGGATGGGAATGGAACATACACAGGGTGTAATGGAGAGACTTATAAGGGACAATGGGTGATGAACTTGAAACATGGTCATGGTTTCAAGAGTTATGCAAATGGGGATTGGTATGATGGGGAGTGGAGGAAGGATTTGCAAGATGGGGAGGGAAGGTATGTGTGGAAGGATGAGAGCCATTATGTTGGGGAATGGAGGAATGGGACTATTTGGGGCAAAGGGTCATTTGTTTGGGCTGAAAATGGGAAAGTGTTTGAAGGGTTTTGGGAAGATGGTTTGCCAAAAGGGAAAGGCACTTTCAAGTGGCCTAATGGGAGTTTTTATGAGGGAAATTTTAGTAAAGATGGTAAGGATCAAAATGGTACATACCACAATTCATGCGAGTCATCATCAGATGGTGAAGAAGGGCATAGTGAATTATGGGATCCTCAAGAGTTGTATAGTGAGTTGAATGGTTATTCAGTTTGCCCTGGGGAGAAGGTTCAGGTGATGCCATCACACAAGAGGCTTGCGGTTTGGAGGTCTACAAAGACAGGGGAGAGTGCTAAGAACAGGAGAATATCGTTAGATGGAAGGGTGAGCATTGGCTTGGAGAAGCCAAGTGATAGGTTGCAAATATGGGATGGTGGGGAGAGTGATGCTAGTGGTGCTAAAACTCCTACTATGGGGAGTGATTTGGATGAAGATTTGATGGGTTTGCGTGTGGATGATGGTGGTGAAAGTTTGGGTCAACTCCAACCTATTAAAGCACCAAAGAAATCAAAGAGGCAGGGAGAGACCATATGCAAAGGACACAAAAATTATGAGCTCATGCTCAATTTGCAGCTGGGAATCAG GCATTCTGTTGCAAGGCCAGCTCCAACAGCATCACTTGATCTCAAGCCTTCAGCTTTTGACCCTAAGGAGAAAGTGTGGACAAGATTTCCACCCGAAGGATCCAAATACACTCCACCACATCCATCGTGTGACTTTAAATGGAAGGACTATTGCCCTGTAGTTTTTAG AACACTAAGGAAGCTATTCAAGGTGGATCCAGCTGATTACATGTTATCCATATGTGGAAATGAGGCCCTTCGCGAACTTTCCTCTCCAGGAAAAAGTGGTAGCTTCTTTTACTTGACCAATGACGACCGTTACATGATTAAAACAATGAAGAAAGCTGAAGTGAAA GTTCTATTGAGAATGCTTCCATCTTATTACAATAATTTTCGAGACCACCAAAATACTCTTTTGACAAAGTATTATGGCCTGCATTGTGTAAAGTTAAATGGACCTATTCAGAAGAAG GTTCGATTTATCATTATGGGCAACCTCTTTTGTTCTGAGTATATCACCCATAGACGCTACGATTTGAAGGGTTCCTCACTTGGACGCTTCTCAGATAAGCCTGAGACAGATATTAGTGAAACCACAATCCTTAAAGATCTTgatcttaattttatatttcgaCTGGAGAAGTCCCGGTTCGAAGAATTTTGCAG ACAAGTTGATAAGGATTGTGAGCTTCTAGAACAGGAGGGAATTATGGACTATAGTTTGCTATTGGGCATTTATTTCAAAGATATATCACCAGATGGGGAAATTATTCCTTTACAATCTCGGACTCCTGTTG GTGATTCCGAAAATGAAGCAAATCCCCATACTTCATGTGAAGACACAGACCAACCTCCTTCTGATCCTTCCAG TATCATATTGGGCATGAATATGCCAGCAAAGGTTGAAAGAACAGTGAGAAGAAGTGGTTGTGAATTACAACTTGTAGGAGAACCAATTGGAGAATTCTACAATGGTGTGTTGACTTTTGGTATCATAGACATACTTCAAGACTATGACATTAGCAAGAAGCTTGAGCATGCCTACAAATCCATTCAATATGACCCGACTTCAATATCAGCCGTTGATCCTATACAATATTCAAGGCGTTTTCGTGATTTCATATTTAGAATATTTACTGAAGACTCTTGA
- the TGA05 gene encoding transcription factor TGA2.3 isoform X2 produces MCYNLVINLFQGIFISSTGDQAQSMNGNGAMAFDVEYARWLEEHNRQTNELRTAINSHAGDIELRTIVDNFVTQFNDIFRLKAIAAKADSCQILSGMWKTPAERCFMWIGGFRPSELFKLLLSQLEPLVEQQMDIYSFQQSCQQAEEALSQGMDALQQSVSETLANGSPSSSGSPGNVANNMGQITMAMGKLGTLEGFLLQADNLRQRTLEVMLQILTTRQSARALLAISDYFSRLRELGSLWPSRPRE; encoded by the exons ATGTGTTACAATTTGGTTATTAATCTTTTCCAGGGAATATTTATTTCAAGTACTGGAGATCAGGCACAGTCAATGAATGGAAATG GCGCTATGGCATTTGATGTAGAGTACGCACGATGGTTAGAAGAGCATAATAGACAAACCAATGAGCTAAGGACTGCAATAAATTCTCATGCTGGAGATATTGAACTTCGAACCATTGTTGACAATTTCGTGACGCAGTTTAATGATATCTTCAGGCTGAAAGCTATTGCAGCAAAAGCTGATTCTTGCCAGATTCTGTCAGGAATGTGGAAGACTCCAGCTGAGAGGTGTTTCATGTGGATTGGAGGCTTTCGGCCATCCGAACTCTTCAAG CTTCTTCTAAGTCAGTTGGAGCCTTTAGTCGAGCAACAGATGGATATCTACAGCTTTCAGCAATCATGCCAGCAGGCTGAAGAAGCTCTTTCCCAAGGGATGGATGCATTGCAGCAATCAGTATCTGAGACATTGGCTAATGGTTCGCCCAGCTCATCAGGCTCCCCGGGAAATGTGGCAAATAACATGGGTCAAATAACTATGGCCATGGGAAAGCTTGGTACACTTGAGGGGTTTCTTCTCCAG GCTGACAATCTGCGGCAGCGGACATTAGAAGTAATGCTTCAAATATTAACGACCAGGCAATCGGCTCGTGCTCTTCTTGCCATCAGTGATTATTTCTCACGGCTGAGAGAGCTGGGTTCTTTGTGGCCTTCCAGGCCAAGGGAGTGA
- the TGA05 gene encoding transcription factor TGA2.3 isoform X1 translates to MNGNGAMAFDVEYARWLEEHNRQTNELRTAINSHAGDIELRTIVDNFVTQFNDIFRLKAIAAKADSCQILSGMWKTPAERCFMWIGGFRPSELFKLLLSQLEPLVEQQMDIYSFQQSCQQAEEALSQGMDALQQSVSETLANGSPSSSGSPGNVANNMGQITMAMGKLGTLEGFLLQADNLRQRTLEVMLQILTTRQSARALLAISDYFSRLRELGSLWPSRPRE, encoded by the exons ATGAATGGAAATG GCGCTATGGCATTTGATGTAGAGTACGCACGATGGTTAGAAGAGCATAATAGACAAACCAATGAGCTAAGGACTGCAATAAATTCTCATGCTGGAGATATTGAACTTCGAACCATTGTTGACAATTTCGTGACGCAGTTTAATGATATCTTCAGGCTGAAAGCTATTGCAGCAAAAGCTGATTCTTGCCAGATTCTGTCAGGAATGTGGAAGACTCCAGCTGAGAGGTGTTTCATGTGGATTGGAGGCTTTCGGCCATCCGAACTCTTCAAG CTTCTTCTAAGTCAGTTGGAGCCTTTAGTCGAGCAACAGATGGATATCTACAGCTTTCAGCAATCATGCCAGCAGGCTGAAGAAGCTCTTTCCCAAGGGATGGATGCATTGCAGCAATCAGTATCTGAGACATTGGCTAATGGTTCGCCCAGCTCATCAGGCTCCCCGGGAAATGTGGCAAATAACATGGGTCAAATAACTATGGCCATGGGAAAGCTTGGTACACTTGAGGGGTTTCTTCTCCAG GCTGACAATCTGCGGCAGCGGACATTAGAAGTAATGCTTCAAATATTAACGACCAGGCAATCGGCTCGTGCTCTTCTTGCCATCAGTGATTATTTCTCACGGCTGAGAGAGCTGGGTTCTTTGTGGCCTTCCAGGCCAAGGGAGTGA